Genomic DNA from Kluyveromyces lactis strain NRRL Y-1140 chromosome C complete sequence:
GATCTGCAATAAATTTTGGTAGATGGGAGCACGTAATCTCTCAGGCGTGAAATGCTTGGAAACTTCACAGGATGGCACAACGGGGGAAAGGATGTACGTTTCAGGATTGAGTTTATTCTGCACGATCCAACCTCTCCACAACCATTTCAAACAACGTTGGTATCCAGAAGAACCGATAACAATAGTACAATGCATATCCATGGCTAATTCAAGTGCGGAAATTGGGGAAGAATCGCAgtcattttcattaatgaCGTACCGACGTAGTAGTAATTGCATAAATGTGTAGTGATGATCCTCGAATTCAGTTTCCTCAATGATCAATTTCGAAAGCTGCTGGGCAGTTACAGCCCTCATATTATAGAGTTCTGAGTTGTGTAGCTCCGATTCAGCCAGTCCCCAATACCATCCACATACTTTTAACAAGGCGAATACAATGACAGATTCGTATTTCCTAACAGAGGCGCGGTCCTTTCTGTCCCCACCGCAAGCTGCTCTGGCCAATTTAATTACTTTCGCATTGAGGATTCTTGAGTGTTCACACGTTACAATATTCTCCTCGTATGTAATGGGAATCACTTCATCTATAAGATACTTTAAATTGGTTGCTATGCGTAGAATTTGTCTTGAATTAGGGGAAGTATAATTTGATGTATTTGCAGGATCAATCCAGTACTGTTGGGAAGTACTTGGAAGCACAGAAGACTGCATCGCTGCTGACCGGGAGTAATTTATCACTGGCAGATACGCAGGTGGAGTGTGCGACTCTCACTAAACAGAACGGGATGGTTAAATAAATGTACAGCAGAAATATTCTTGGGAAATATCACAGGGACAATAGCTTTTCAAGTTTTGTTTGAgtagaaaaagaaagaaatcataAACGGCTGTAGATAGTCTTGATGTATCTCGTGCACGTGACCAACAAATTTATCTTAAAAACATGAAATTGCTTAAAAGGATGCACTAGGAAGAGTTAATATGTGGCTTGTTAAACCTATAGTTAGTCAGTATTGTTAATCTCTTGTATATTTGGTCAACCAGGGGTATTTTGTTTTAGCTGGAATCTTGAGGAAGGAGGCGTGCAATTAAAGATAGCGAATCAGAGGACCTTTTATGCGGAGCCAATCTTACTTTAAGCAGTGACATAGAGATATCTCAGGATCATTCGAATCATTTATTAAATATAGAAACGACATAACGGCAATTTAAAGAGTGatcatttcatcaaacCATAAATGTCACATCAAAGCAGCACTGTATTAACCAAGTTCTCTCGCATTGATCCTGTCATTATCGATTATCGGTAAGCAGGCCTAGAACTCCTTTTCATCCagctcttcatcttccGAACTTTAGCCGCCGAAGTTCAAAATATAATTCGAAAACTCCTTCCTTCCAAATCTCTCTTTTTATATAGCACTAAGTAAATATATACGTGTAATTGAGTAACCCTAAGTGAGCGAAGAAAGTACTCATCTCAGACCAGCACGTGATTATTTACCCGCACATTTGCTATTACGTATTACCCGGTTCCGTTATCTCCGTACTTTGTAtcttccatttttttcattgttcACTATGGCTTGCTTGATACGGCACTGAGtgaaattttggaaatctGGTTTCTTCTCATAGTAAGGagtttgaaatttgaaaaagcCTTTGAATTCTATCTCATCTGGTTTTTAATAgtgattctttctttgtatatagaaaatttggaaatttaAAATATTGGAATAATGCAAATAAAATGGatataaaacaaaaatttgTATAGTGTGTAGTTAAGGAAAGTAAAGTAAAAAGAGGAGTGTagttgatattgaaagCCGAAACCGGACCAAAGTGCTGCAACTAGTGAAAGAATCTCTAGATCAAAGTTTGGAAAGTATTTACAAGCATCCTTTTACAGTCTTTTTTACTAAAGGTAGTTAAAGAATTAGTGGAAGGATTTAAAGTATCACAGAGAGACTCACAAATGGTGGCACATAAGAAGAgtaagaagaagagtaagAAGCAGCATGGTTCTGCGGGTGAAAAGGAATTGCATGAATCGAAGATTCACGCAGAAATCATCGATGATGAAGCAGAGTACCCTACCTCTCGTGTGATCAAAAGAGCCCCAAACGGAGATGTCATAGTGGAATCACTTCCGGAAGAGGAATCATTAGACAGATCAGAACTAAACCAGGATCATCGTTCTGGTAGCAGCAGTAGCAGCACTAATAGTGGCGGTGTTACAAATACTGCAGACTGCAATGCCGATGctgataatgaagaagtCGAGGATACTAAATGGCCAATCAAGTTAGATACCCATTGGGAATCTTTGTCATTGGAAGAGAGAAGGAATATTCTACGGATAAGCAAAGACGAATTGTTTGATATGATCAAATCGTATAAGAATATGCATAATTGTGATTGTAGCATGTGTGGCCGTCATAACAACCTGAATATAGagcaagaaattgaacagATATATTGCGAACTTTACGATAGTGCAAGGGAAGAAGATTCAGATACAGATTTTGTACAGTTCCACTTAAAGCTAATAAAAGAATATCAGAATGGTAGTAATAATACACATCACCATATGCGTCACCATGGGGACAAACAGGATTCCAATATTTGTCATGAGAACTTTGCCCATAACGATAACGACGATAATAATGATTCAACGAATAAAAATGCCTTTTTATCTAGCATACTTccgaaagagaaaaatgCTAGCACTTCAGAAAATGAATGTACAAATGATTTCCTCGATTCATTAAGCGAAGATTCAGCCATAAAGTATTGTCTTTCAGAAGGAGCGATAGGGCTGGATAAATCATATCAAGTTGACTTCCTTggtaaagaagaagttgattcAAATATGGACACCATTCCGAACAGTGATAATAAAACGCAGACTGCTTTGGATTGGAAACACGAAATCGAACAATTTAAAAGTAGCAAACAGAAGCAGGTATCTGAGTCTACAACAGGTAAAGAAGCTCTCCCTCCTATCAATGACATAGATAATACTAATGAGGTTATCCCCGAACATGATGAGTTTGACTCTAAGCTTCTCCATTTTGCCAAAACTGTAGTATCTTCTCATCCGCATATTGCCGAggaattcatcaacagaGCTATGATGTATCCCCACATTAAAGCTATAACTGAGGATATGATGAATAATGAAGGTGAAGGTTTGAAAAGAGCTATGGAAAGTCTTGTTCTACAACAGGAACTTCAAGATTGGAGGGAAAACATGGCCGTTTCAattgagaagaagatctaTGAAATGGACCCCACTGAACCTGTTATAGATGTATCAGAATCCGACAGTCACGAAAATGAAAGGGTGAATGGACCAGCAAATGCtttagaagaaaataacaaaaaagaCGTTATTGAATCAGACTCTCTGGATAGACCTTCGTTGGTTGATAACAATAAAGTGGATTCTCTGATAGACAGTATTCCGTTTAAATTTGTTAAAGATCCTAAAGCGGTTGCATCGCTGAAAAATGCATTCTATGATATCTTCACTAATAAGACGAGACGCTCTGAAATTGACCAAGACGATAAAgaatataaagaagaacTAGAACGTTTACGTAATGAAATTTCAGCGGACGAAGACCAAGCATCTTATGAGTGGTCCAACGATGAGTATGAAGAAAGCAACGATCATGATGAAGATGCAGAGGGCTATGTTGATGACGAATGTATCGATGATCATCACCTCGATTCTGGCtacgatgatgaaaatgaggatgaagatatcaTATATGATGACCTACATGAAAACGTGAAACTGAATGAGGACCCTTCTGCTGTGCCAAATGGACACACTCAACTGATTCATCACGACAATTCTGTCACCTCAAATGTATCTGAAGATGGTATAGATGATAATTATGATAGTGAGCTTGATCATGCCGAGCGTTTAGAAGAAGGTAGAAGGCTTATACAGATCGCAATAACTAAATTACTCCAAAAAAAGCTTATCGCTTCCtatcaagagaaagaggctgaaaagaacagagaACGATTATTGATGGAACTCGAAGCTGAAGAAAATcagaagaaggagaaggagaagaagaaactaaagaagaaggagaaggagaaggagaaaaaacgtcaacaacaactggcaaaggaagaagaaaagaagaggcaagaagaagaagaaatcaggttaaagaaagaagctgAGGAAAAGGAGATTGCTCGAAGAGAAGCTCAGAGgaaaaaagttgaagaagctaAACGCAAGAATGATGAGAAACGTAAGAAAAAGTTAGCGGAGCAAAGACGTCgggaagaagaacaagagcGCATTCGTAAAGAAAAGGAGGAACAAAAGAGACAGCgcgaagaagaacaaaaacaaaagaaaatggaaaaggaaagaaaacagcgtgaatttgaagaacaacgccttttgaagaagaaggaagcAGAACAGCTTCAAAAACTAaaggaaaatcaaaaattgaatgagAAGTCAATGCAAAAAAATCAAGACACAACAACCGAAGGTGTTCCTTACGGATCCGTTTCAACCAATCCTCTACAGAATAATTCAACGTTGAAtgatgacattttcaaCATGATCAATGAAGTTTCTAAATCATTGTCGTCTTCACCTTCGCGGAATCAAAACGACTTGCTTGGTTCATCTGTGTTATCGAATGTAGATCACCAAGGTGGATTGAACGCAGGCAATGTGTTCATTCCACCTTCTCTTTCCATGTCAGAAATGTCCCCTCATGCTCAGGCTGGATTTAATACGTTAGGTTCAAGCTTGCAACCGAATTTGTTGAACGGATGGGATCAACAATCGTCCACGCAAGCTTATTATCATGCCAACCAGccctcttcttcagaagCTCCGGGATTACTTCCATTGTCGCATGGCGGATCGTCTTCGAAGTTTTCTTCCTTTGCAGACACAACTGTTGATGTTACCGATGACGTTAATAATTTGAccagtttcttgaaagatacTACAATTAACGATATCTCACTCGGTTCAACTAGTAGTATTCCGGCACAAAATCTGGATCCTGTTAACATGGCACCACGTCCGCAATCTGCTGTTTACAACCAACCaaatctttggaacaatgATCCAAATCAAAGGCTCTCAAACTTTGGTCAACAGCACGTTCAACAGAACCCAATCTCCTCGTCACACTCTCAACCAAGAAGATCTATTTGGGATACTGGAGCTGAAAATACCTTTGGTGTTGCCTCTGCTAACAATTTTGCTTCGAATATCTGGGATACACCTACATCTACTCCAGCACTTCCGAACACCCTGCTATCTTCCCAAGTTGCAGCAACATCTGTTGACTCATATGAGGAAGTCCTAGCCAAGACCTATAAGATGCTTTCTCCAGACAATAGTTTCGTTCCCTTGGACAAGCTATATCAAACATCATTGACTCAAATTAATGCCAAATCAGTACTGTCGTATCCCCAATTCATTTCCACTTTGGTTTCCATGAAGAATTCATACAATACtgaacttttgaatgataACACGGGTTTATTGGCGTACTGCAGAATGGGTTCTGTTCCAGTACCATCAGGATTGCCTTCTTATAATAGACAAAATACTTTCCCTCATGCAACCACTCAAGTTCAGTCAGATTCGCAGCAAATAAACTCAGTTTCAACTCCTATATCGAACCCGCTACCTCAACCATCATCGGTATTTAACGATGTTCATTACAACCAAACAGCTACTACTTCACCAGCGAATCACGGGAATCCAATTCCAGGCCCAACGTCAACAATCGCATCAGATCCTTCGAACTTCGTGAACTTTGGTCAATCGTATCCAAACTCATATCAAACCGGCAATATCTGGAGCTGAATC
This window encodes:
- the NST1 gene encoding Nst1p (some similarities with uniprot|P53935 Saccharomyces cerevisiae YNL091W NST1 Protein of unknown function mediates sensitivity to salt stress interacts physically with the splicing factor Msl1p and also displays genetic interaction with MSL1), with product MVAHKKSKKKSKKQHGSAGEKELHESKIHAEIIDDEAEYPTSRVIKRAPNGDVIVESLPEEESLDRSELNQDHRSGSSSSSTNSGGVTNTADCNADADNEEVEDTKWPIKLDTHWESLSLEERRNILRISKDELFDMIKSYKNMHNCDCSMCGRHNNLNIEQEIEQIYCELYDSAREEDSDTDFVQFHLKLIKEYQNGSNNTHHHMRHHGDKQDSNICHENFAHNDNDDNNDSTNKNAFLSSILPKEKNASTSENECTNDFLDSLSEDSAIKYCLSEGAIGLDKSYQVDFLGKEEVDSNMDTIPNSDNKTQTALDWKHEIEQFKSSKQKQVSESTTGKEALPPINDIDNTNEVIPEHDEFDSKLLHFAKTVVSSHPHIAEEFINRAMMYPHIKAITEDMMNNEGEGLKRAMESLVLQQELQDWRENMAVSIEKKIYEMDPTEPVIDVSESDSHENERVNGPANALEENNKKDVIESDSLDRPSLVDNNKVDSLIDSIPFKFVKDPKAVASLKNAFYDIFTNKTRRSEIDQDDKEYKEELERLRNEISADEDQASYEWSNDEYEESNDHDEDAEGYVDDECIDDHHLDSGYDDENEDEDIIYDDLHENVKLNEDPSAVPNGHTQLIHHDNSVTSNVSEDGIDDNYDSELDHAERLEEGRRLIQIAITKLLQKKLIASYQEKEAEKNRERLLMELEAEENQKKEKEKKKLKKKEKEKEKKRQQQLAKEEEKKRQEEEEIRLKKEAEEKEIARREAQRKKVEEAKRKNDEKRKKKLAEQRRREEEQERIRKEKEEQKRQREEEQKQKKMEKERKQREFEEQRLLKKKEAEQLQKLKENQKLNEKSMQKNQDTTTEGVPYGSVSTNPLQNNSTLNDDIFNMINEVSKSLSSSPSRNQNDLLGSSVLSNVDHQGGLNAGNVFIPPSLSMSEMSPHAQAGFNTLGSSLQPNLLNGWDQQSSTQAYYHANQPSSSEAPGLLPLSHGGSSSKFSSFADTTVDVTDDVNNLTSFLKDTTINDISLGSTSSIPAQNLDPVNMAPRPQSAVYNQPNLWNNDPNQRLSNFGQQHVQQNPISSSHSQPRRSIWDTGAENTFGVASANNFASNIWDTPTSTPALPNTLLSSQVAATSVDSYEEVLAKTYKMLSPDNSFVPLDKLYQTSLTQINAKSVLSYPQFISTLVSMKNSYNTELLNDNTGLLAYCRMGSVPVPSGLPSYNRQNTFPHATTQVQSDSQQINSVSTPISNPLPQPSSVFNDVHYNQTATTSPANHGNPIPGPTSTIASDPSNFVNFGQSYPNSYQTGNIWS